In the Zingiber officinale cultivar Zhangliang chromosome 5A, Zo_v1.1, whole genome shotgun sequence genome, TGATGCTTTGCAGGAGTGTGAGAAAAAAGAACCTTCAGTTCTTGTTGTGAATGGAACAAACTTGCATGAGCAATCAAACTTAGTTGAGGATCATTTAAAGAAGGAAAATGATAGATTGATTTCTGTTGAAGCTGAGAAGAACAAACAGATAGCAGATTTACAAGCACAAATAAACTTAGTTGAGGATCATTTAAAGAAGGAAAATGATAGATTGATTTCTGTTGAAGCTGAGAAGAACAAACAGATAGCAGATTTACAAGCACAAATAAACTTAGTTCAGGAAGATTTGACAAGGGCAAATGAACTCTTGACTTCTGTTGAAACAGAGAAGACTCATATTTTAAAGGAATTAACGGAAGCCAAGAGGTTGGTTTATGAAACTAGTAATAAACTCAATGAGAATTTTGCCGCTCAAAGGCAGGCTGAGGAGGCTATGGAAACCTACAAGATCCTTTCATGTGAGTTTGAACAAAAAAGCATTGAAAGTGCTCAGAAGAGAGAAGAATTGAAGAAGCAGCTTGAATATGTTGAAGACCAGAATGCTTTGAATGCTGCCACCTTGCTTTCGATTACTAAGGAGCTTGAACAggtgaaaaatgaattcacattagCCATCGATGCAAAGGACACTGCTTTAACTCAGGCTTGTGATGCAATGATGAGTGCTGAAATCAATTCAGAGAAGCTAGAGCTCCTTTCAGGGGAAATTGAGCATCTCAAGGCCTTGCTGGACTCCAAGGTAGAGTTGGAATCTGAGCTGTTTGCAGTGAAGAGTGAACTTGAGAAGGCAAAGGTCACTGAAGCCAGGTTAATAGAGATGGAAGCATTAGTTGAGGCGCTGACGGTTGAGGTCAGTGATGTAAACAATGCTGAATCAGAAGCTCGTCATCTTGTGGAGCAATGGAAGAAGGCAGCAGAGCTACTAGAAGCTCAATTAGAGGAGACAAATGAGTCTAGAAAATCTTCATTGGAGGCTCTTGCTTCGGTTAAGAAACAGCTCGAGGAGTGCTATGCCCTATTGCAGGATAAAGAGTGTGAACTTTCTGTTCTTACAGGCAAGGTGGATTCTCTTAACCTTGAGGTTTCCAGGCATGAAACTGAACTTGATGGATCTATTCAGAAATTGGCTGTAGCACTACAGGAAGCAGCAGAACTGGAGAAAACGATTGCACTTTTAAAATCTGACCTTCAGATTGTGGAGGCGACAAAAAATCAGGCCTTGAATAGTGAGAAGGTAGCCAACTCAAATATTGAAAGCCTGACAGAGCAAAAGAAAAACTTGGAAAATGAGCTAGATATAACTCGGTGTGAACTTGACAAAGCTAAGCAGGCAATGGAAGGATTGGCTTCAGCACTGCATGAAGTATCAACAGAAGCACATGTAACACAAGAAAGATTCGTATGCAAACAAGCAGAGGTTGAGGATTCCCATGCTCAGATCAAGGACTTGAAGATGACTATTATGAAGAATCAAGAAAATTATGATGAAATGCTGGAGAAGTCCAAACATGAGCACGTCTGCCTTCAAGATGCTCTTGAAAGATTTGAAATGGTATTTGAAAATTCTGTATCTGAGTGGAACTTGAAAGCTCTTGATTTCTTAAATTCTATCCAAAGATCTGAGGAGGAAATTGCCACCATGAAGACAGACATGGACAAAATAAGTGACTCTCTGAAAGCAGCAGAGCTCAGGATAATGGCTGCACAAGAAGATGAAGTCCAGCTGATAGATAAGCTAAAGCATTTTGAATCAGAAGCAAATATCATCAAACTAGTAGCAGAAGAAGCCAAGGCTGAGAATCTGCAGCTGAAGGAGATGTTACTAGAGAAAGACAATGACCTTCAGAGTAAAATTCAGGAGAACAATGAACTCAAGATCCGAGAAACTGCAGCTTTAGACAAGGCCCAAGACTTTTCTTCATTGCTAGCTGAGGCCACAGCCGAGAAGGCAATGGTGAATGGTGAAATATCAATAAATGTGAATCAGTCTGATTTAGCAGTGCCATTTGTTTCCCTTGAGGAAACCACTTATGATGAGCACCCCAATTCAGAAGTACCATCAGAAAAGCTCGAGGAACATAGCAATGATTTGGAAACAAGCCAGGAGGAGAAGAGTATTAACAATGCTCCACAAGAACCACAAGGAGACACAGAATCAAAGTTGTCTGAAAACGGCAAGGCTGTAGACAAGGATTTGCCAACAGAGAAGGAGTATGAGGTCGATTCGATGAATGATGAATCTTACTTAAAGGCAGATTGTGCTAACTCCAATGTGTCAAATGGATTGCCATCTGATAACATCCAAAATGATGGAACCTCACCCAATAAGCAGGAGCAgcagcaaaagaaaaagaaggctTTCATGCAGAAATTTGGGAGCATACTGAAAAAGAAGAGTAACCTCAAGTAGAAGTGGAACCTAAGCTTCTTGCATTACAATTCATCTAATGTATTTGGTGGTTTGAGCATTTCCGACCTGGATCAAGGTCTGATATGCCCATGATAGTCTCTTAAATTGTTTTGCTATAGTGCTTGTATTTAAAATTGTTTGCTTCTGCCTAGTGAATCTACAATTTGTGCCTTAGTTCCTGTGTTACTTGTTTTGCAAGGTTAgctctctttaaagacatgaagaCTCCTTGTCATATTTAACTAGCAAAAAGCTATTTGAAGGACTCttcttttatcaaaattttctggTTGGTGAATGAAAGTAATCACCATTGTTCTCATGTTTGTTGTTTTGTACTTCAACCTTGTTCCATAAAATAAGATAATGCTTTTTTGTTTCATGTGCATGGTGCGTATAATGCCTCTCTCTTTAATGCTATTGTTACGTTGCTCAATCATGCAATCTCCTTTTTTCCCACACCCGTTTGGCATTGCATTTGAATTCTCAAGCAACGGTATTAGATCAGATAATTGTCATTCCCTGGAGAAATGAGGAATGTGAAAATGTATTTCGTAActtaatttattatataattttatttatagaaATGTTAAAATAAtagataataaataaattttcataatGAGAAAATATATCTGTAAGTAAGAGATAGCCAATCTGACTCACTTTGATTCATTTCATTTTATCCTGTCAATCTACTGTATACACACACCTAGCTGCATACGCATGGGCAGATAATGAATTAACTCATCGATCATATGAGACAAGTAGAATTAACAGGGGTGCCATGTGGTTTTGTAGTCGCCAACAGTATAACAAGacatgttataaaaaaaattaagattaaaagcTTATTGCATTACTTATTGTAATTGTCAATTTAACTTTTATGCTTGTTGCCGAATGCCGAAGGAAAAGAGGTCAAATGCCATTGGAAAGCATGTGAATAGCTCAACCAACGGAGGATCATCGAGTGTGAATATATATCCAAACCTActgtgaatatatatatatatatatatatatatatatatatatatatatatatatatatatatatatataaaatagcaAAATTGATTGTGTAtactataaatattaaaattggaGGAGAATACTATTTGtcttcgaaaaaaaaaaaaatgaaggatCTACCTGTAAAGTGGAGATAGTGATAATTGCattgcttaattaattaatttggaagTGCATTGACCTGTCATTATTAATTAACCATTCTAACAGCGATTTTGAGGTTCATGTGCTACCAACATGCAATGATTAATGCAtgaattaaacttaaatatttgatGGCTGATGAATAATGGAGAGTCCCGCCAATATTACCTAGGAAAAAGTAAATTCATAATTTTGACTACAAGTTATATGTTAAGGGCAATACTAAATGATCAGAATCTGATCAGCTAGAATACATACATGTATATATATACAAGgacattttagtaatatcatatttatatattaattatatgcatgtacatgcatgcatTATGATTGGACGATATAAatttctagctggccagattctggccagCAAGATTTATTGATATGTTAATACCTATTTTTCATTTGAGGCGACGACAATAAATTTAGCTAGGTTTAGATGTGATGTGGGATGGAGAACTTAATCTTCAATGAGACATTATTTTTTACTCGAGATTCGGAATTAACCTCAGTTATATGCTCACGTGCGTATAATTTAAAGATATATATTTATTACTCAGAATTATAATCATCAAGTTTCGGACAAAAAAAATACCATTTAAGATCTCTTCAGAAGAtctaaatacttttttttttttttctatttttagtaatttctatcTTTATCATATTTTGGGTATTTTTGATATGATGAGTATTTATGGGTTAGAGTTTGTCTATGTAAATATCATGTTTAGCTGTTTGAGGATCCTCCTCTATTCTTagtaaacttttcttttttggtaAAACCTAAAGAAGGACggatttctctttttttttttgatggtTTCTCTTCGTTTttgttgatttttcttttttgctttctccttaattttcccttcttgtcaGCCTATAGGATAATCACTATAATACCCAATATTAGTTGGTATTAGAGAGGATTAGATCCAATGGAAGATTATCGTGGTCGTGGTCTCAACAATAGACATGTTTCAAATGAGGAAGTCAAGTATCGTGGTCATAGTGTTCATGACATAATGATGATTAAGAATTTATAGAGGCAAGTTGCAGATTTAATTTAGTGTCTAGCGGCATGAGATCTCGAAGATCGTGAAATTTCAGACCATAGATTTGAGTCTACTTTCAAGAATCCATATCACTAGTGGGATACACACAAAAAATGTCGTGGTCGGGAGGAGCCTTATGGAGACCTCGATTTTTGGCTTGATATGTCCGAATTTTTTAGTACGTTACAAGTAGAGGGTTTTATTGATTGGATCAACAAAGTGAAACCGATCTTCGACTACAAGCAAGTTCTGAATATGATGAAGGTGAATTTGATTGTCATCAAACTAAAGGGCCAACATCAGCGTGGTGGGAGAAAATGCAGTACTCACGAGACAAATAGGGTAAATCCCAAATAACTGACTAGGagaaaatgaagaagatgagGGAACACTTCCTTCCTTTTGGCTACACTCAAACTCTATTCTAGCAACTTCACTCATTGAGACAGGGTGCGAGATCGATCGATGAGTAT is a window encoding:
- the LOC121980953 gene encoding WEB family protein At3g02930, chloroplastic-like isoform X1, which translates into the protein MFSSKSKSGLSDASINKGAPSTPKGNKSGKAGSTKVDPASPSPQQSARLSIDRSLKLVDSKITIEQRSPKITALDKQPRPIKGSELQGQLSAIQDELKKAKERLASVEKEKIQILEELKYAKRCANEANDKLQDALVAQRIAEEASEIDKFRADELEQAGIDAALKKEDELQKELDIVQNQHAMDVAALLAITKDLQRVKNELFMTTEAKNSALNHADDAMKIAEINAEKVDLLSKEVNRLKVLVDSVQEFKNTDSPAHEGLVSREVNHSKASIDALQECEKKEPSVLVVNGTNLHEQSNLVEDHLKKENDRLISVEAEKNKQIADLQAQINLVEDHLKKENDRLISVEAEKNKQIADLQAQINLVQEDLTRANELLTSVETEKTHILKELTEAKRLVYETSNKLNENFAAQRQAEEAMETYKILSCEFEQKSIESAQKREELKKQLEYVEDQNALNAATLLSITKELEQVKNEFTLAIDAKDTALTQACDAMMSAEINSEKLELLSGEIEHLKALLDSKVELESELFAVKSELEKAKVTEARLIEMEALVEALTVEVSDVNNAESEARHLVEQWKKAAELLEAQLEETNESRKSSLEALASVKKQLEECYALLQDKECELSVLTGKVDSLNLEVSRHETELDGSIQKLAVALQEAAELEKTIALLKSDLQIVEATKNQALNSEKVANSNIESLTEQKKNLENELDITRCELDKAKQAMEGLASALHEVSTEAHVTQERFVCKQAEVEDSHAQIKDLKMTIMKNQENYDEMLEKSKHEHVCLQDALERFEMVFENSVSEWNLKALDFLNSIQRSEEEIATMKTDMDKISDSLKAAELRIMAAQEDEVQLIDKLKHFESEANIIKLVAEEAKAENLQLKEMLLEKDNDLQSKIQENNELKIRETAALDKAQDFSSLLAEATAEKAMVNGEISINVNQSDLAVPFVSLEETTYDEHPNSEVPSEKLEEHSNDLETSQEEKSINNAPQEPQGDTESKLSENGKAVDKDLPTEKEYEVDSMNDESYLKADCANSNVSNGLPSDNIQNDGTSPNKQEQQQKKKKAFMQKFGSILKKKSNLK
- the LOC121980953 gene encoding WEB family protein At3g02930, chloroplastic-like isoform X2 translates to MFSSKSKSGLSDASINKGAPSTPKGNKSGKAGSTKVDPASPSPQQSARLSIDRSLKLVDSKITIEQRSPKITALDKQPRPIKGSELQGQLSAIQDELKKAKERLASVEKEKIQILEELKYAKRCANEANDKLQDALVAQRIAEEASEIDKFRADELEQAGIDAALKKEDELQKELDIVQNQHAMDVAALLAITKDLQRVKNELFMTTEAKNSALNHADDAMKIAEINAEKVDLLSKEVNRLKVLVDSVQEFKNTDSPAHEGLVSREVNHSKASIDALQECEKKEPSVLVVNGTNLHEQSNLVEDHLKKENDRLISVEAEKNKQIADLQAQINLVQEDLTRANELLTSVETEKTHILKELTEAKRLVYETSNKLNENFAAQRQAEEAMETYKILSCEFEQKSIESAQKREELKKQLEYVEDQNALNAATLLSITKELEQVKNEFTLAIDAKDTALTQACDAMMSAEINSEKLELLSGEIEHLKALLDSKVELESELFAVKSELEKAKVTEARLIEMEALVEALTVEVSDVNNAESEARHLVEQWKKAAELLEAQLEETNESRKSSLEALASVKKQLEECYALLQDKECELSVLTGKVDSLNLEVSRHETELDGSIQKLAVALQEAAELEKTIALLKSDLQIVEATKNQALNSEKVANSNIESLTEQKKNLENELDITRCELDKAKQAMEGLASALHEVSTEAHVTQERFVCKQAEVEDSHAQIKDLKMTIMKNQENYDEMLEKSKHEHVCLQDALERFEMVFENSVSEWNLKALDFLNSIQRSEEEIATMKTDMDKISDSLKAAELRIMAAQEDEVQLIDKLKHFESEANIIKLVAEEAKAENLQLKEMLLEKDNDLQSKIQENNELKIRETAALDKAQDFSSLLAEATAEKAMVNGEISINVNQSDLAVPFVSLEETTYDEHPNSEVPSEKLEEHSNDLETSQEEKSINNAPQEPQGDTESKLSENGKAVDKDLPTEKEYEVDSMNDESYLKADCANSNVSNGLPSDNIQNDGTSPNKQEQQQKKKKAFMQKFGSILKKKSNLK